The Streptomyces rimosus genomic interval GATCTGGGCCTCGGCGCCCGCCGCGAAGGCGGCGACCTCTTCGTGGCGGACCTGGATCCAGTCGATCCCGGCGGTGCGGCGGACCGCGTCGACGACGGGGTTGAGGCTGTCGCCGACGACCCCGTAGAGCCGCTGGACACCGGCGCGCACCAGGATGTCGACGAACTGCCCGGCCACGGTCTGTTTCGCCATGTCGCTGTCGCTCCTCCGGAGGGGGGACCGCGGGCGGGCACCATCAGCCGGCAATGGCCCGTTTCGCGGCATTCCTTCCTGGTTCTACCACTCCCCCGGGCCGGTGTCCGTCCGGACTACGCCTGCCGCGTCACCTGGGCCGTACCGCCTCCCCCGCCTCCGCCCCCTCCCACACCGCCACAGCCGTACGGTCCTGTCCGTACCCCTCCGCGTGCAGCCGGACATCGGCCAGGAACGCCGCGAGCCCCGGCGGCCCGGCGGCCGTCCACCGCGCGGCCAGGTGGCTGCCGAACCCGGCCGCCTCGGTCAGCGGGCCCGCGAACCCGGCACTGCACACCAGCAGGAGATCGCCGGGCCGCGCGGCCACGGCCCGGAAGCGGAACGGCTCCGGCGCGGTACGCGGCGCGGGCTCGTACGGCGGCTGCCAGGGCTGCCCCGACGGCGCGCGGGGCAGGCCGGGAACGGCGCCGCCGAGGTCGGGGAGGAGGGCACCCTGATCGGGCGCGTCCGGTACGTCCGGTATCAGCGCGTCGGGGCCGGGCGCGCCGGGGACCGGCCACGGAAGCGTGTCTGCGGGTATGTCCACGGGCGTCTCCTCCGCCCCGCTCGCACCGCCCGCGGGCACCGGGCCGCCCGTCGCGTCCTCCTGGGGCGGTGGCTCCAGGTCCTGCCAGACGCCGTTGCCCAGCCGGAAGAACCCGCCCGCTCCGGCGCCGAAGAAGACCCGGGTCCGGCAGGCCGGGTCGGCGGGCAGCAGCAGGCAGCGCAGCGCAGCCGTGTACTGCTCGGGCTCCATGCCGTGCTCGACGGCGTACGCACGGAGCTTGCCGTAGGTCCGGTCGGCCAGGCGGTGCAGGCCCGACTTCAGGGCGTCGCGGTCGCCCGTACGGACGTCCTCCGCCAGCCGGGTGTAGCTGCGGCCGACGGCCCCGCCGATCCAGCGGCAGGCGTCGCGGGCCGCGCGGTGGGTGCCTCCGTACGCATACGAATCTCCGCCGGGGGCCGTGGTGGCCACGGCGACCAGGACCAGCGCGTGCTGTCCGGCACCGAAGCGGGCGGTGAGCAGGGCGTCGCCGCGCGGCTCACCCCGGTGGCGGGCGGCTTCGCCGCGCAGCGAGGCGGCGCGCAGGGTGAACGTTCCGTATCCGGCGCCGTCCAGCTCCGTGTCCGGTACGAGATCGTCCAGCGCGGCCGGGTCGGCGGCGGGCAGGGCCATCGGTTCGGGGCGGGGCCCGGGCCCCGCCGGTGCGCGCGTATCCGTACCGGCTTCGGTCGGCGGTACGGACTCGGCATCCGTCGCCTGCCCCACCGCACGGAAAGCGGAGTCCACCCGGTCGTCGAGCGAGTCCCGGGCCGCCCCCGCGGGGCCGGTGTCCCGGGCGGCGGCGTCACCGTCGTCCTCGTACAACTCCCGCCACCACGCGTCCTCGTGCCGGCGCCGGTCCCCCTGTCGGTCCATGGGCCGCATTGTCCACCGGCCGGGGCCGCGGAGACAGGGCGCGGCAGGGCGTCACCGCGCCGCCCGGCCGGTACGCGCCAAGGGGCGCGCCGGCCCCGGTTCCGGCACGCTGGGGCCATGGGCGGATGGCAGTTGCTCACGGTCGGCCTCGTCCTGCTGCTCGGGCTGCTGGGCGTGCTGGCCCCGGGGGTCCCGGGGCCGCCGATCGTGTGGGCGGGCGTGCTGTGGTGGGCGATGGCCGAGCGCTCCACCCTGGCCTGGTGCGTCCTGATCGGCACGAGCGCCGTCCTGCTGCTCGCCCAGGTCCTCGCCTGGCTGCTGCCGCCCCGCGACCCCCGGGCCGCCGGTGCCCCGTACCGGACCCTGTACGTCAGCGGCGCCGCGGGCATCATCGGCTTCTTCGTGGTGCCCGTGGTGGGAGCCGCGCTGGGCTCGGTCGGCGCGCTCTACCTGATGGAACGGGCGCGTCTGGGCAGTCACGGGGACGCGTGGGCCGCCACCCGCACGGCCATGCGGGCCATCGGGTTCGCCGTGCTGGTCGAGCTGTACGCCTGTCTGCTGGCGGTCGGCGCCTGGACCGGCGCCGTCATCGCGGGCTGACCCTCCCGGGCGCCCGCGGCCTGCCAGAGATGATGCAGGGCGTACGAGCGCCAGGGCCGCCACGCCTCCGGCGACGCCCCACCGCCGTCCACCGGCCCCACGTCCGGGTCGCCGAGCGCCCGCATCCGTATGGACGCGGCTGCCGCCGGGCCCACCCCGGGCAGGGCGCGCAGCGCGCGCTCGGCGGCGTCCCGGTCCGCGCCCGCGTCCAGCCGGACCGCCCCGTCGGCGAGCGCGCCGCACAGCACGCGCACCGGTTCCGGCACCTCGGCGCCGGTCAGCGCGGCGGGCTCGGGGAAGAGGTGGGTCAGCGCGCCGTCCGCCGCGTCCAGCGGCTTGCCGTACGTCCGTACCAGCTCGGCGGCGTGTTCCGGCGGCCCGCCGAGGACGGTCCGTACGGCCAGTTCCTCGGGGTCGGCGGCGCCCGGCGACCGCAGGCCGGGGCGGGCCGCGACCAGCGGGCCGAGCAGCGGGTCGGTGCCCAGCCGCTCGGCGACGGCGTACGGGTCGGCGTCCAGGTCGAACAGGCGGCGCATCCGCTGGACGGCGGTGGACAGGTCGCGCAGGTCGGTCAGGTGCAGCCGGCACTCCAGCCAGCCGCCGTCCGCACCCCGGGCGGCCGGGCACACCAGTCCGGCGCGCGGCCGGCGCGGCTGCCGGGAGCCTGCGTGCTCGTCGACCTCGGCGATGCCGCTGCCGTGGGTGAGCCGCAGCGTGCGGCGGTACGTACGGGAGCCCCGCGTGCCGCGCACCTCCTCCACGCCCGGCACCGCGCGCGCCTGGAGGAAGTCGAAGATCTCGGCGGCGGCGTACGGGCCCCGGTAGGCCAGCCGCAGCGGGACACCGGCGGGCGCGCCGTGCCGCGCGGCGCCGGACGGGCCCGTACCCGCCCCCGCGCGGGTTCCCGCCGCCGCGCGCAGCTCACTCGGCGTACTGGCGTAGATCTCCCGCATCGTGTCGTTGAACTGCCGGATGCTGGCGAATCCGGCGGCGAAGGCCACATCGGTGACCGGCAGGCCGGTGGTCTGGAGGAGCAGCCGCGCGGTGTGCGCGCGCCGGGCCCGCGCCAGGGCCACGGGCCCGGCGCCCAGCTCGGCCGTGAGCTGCCGCTGCACCTGCCGCGCGCTGTACCCCAGCCGCCGCGCGAGGCCGCCGACGCCCTCCCGGTCGACCACGCCGTCGTCGATGAACCGCATGGCGCGGCCGACCAGGTCGGCCCGGACGTTCCACTCCGCCGAGCCCGGCACGGCGTCCGGACGGCAGCGGCGGCAGGCCCGGAACCCGGCGCCCTGCGCGGCCGCGGCGGACGCGTAGAACCGTACGTTCGGACGCTTCGGGGTGACCGCCGGGCAACTCGGGCGGCAGTAGATCCCGGTGGTCACGACGGCGAAGAAGAACTCGCCGTCGAACCGGGCGTCCCGGCTCGACACCGCCTCGTACCTGGTCTCGTCGTCCATCACACGATCCAGTGTGCGCGACGCGCGGGAGATTCCCTGGCGGGAATCGGACATCGCGCTGGGGCGGGGACGGGGCCCCGAAGCGGGGCGGGCGCCCGGAGGCACCCGCCCTGCCCTTACCCCCGAGCCCCCCTCTTCCGCTCCACCATGTGGCGGCCCAGGGCCTGCTTCTGCTTCCAGTCCCTGCGGATCTCCGCCCGCAGCCGGGCGTCCGTCTTGGCGACGATGCGCTCGTTCTCGCGCAGCAGCTTGCGGTAGCTCTCCAGCCGCCGCTGCGGCAGCGCGCCGCTCTCGATGGCCGCCAGCACCGCGCACCCGGGCTCGGTGGCGTGCGCGCAGTCGTGGAAGCGGCACTCCTCGGCCAGTTCCGCCACGTCCGAGAAGGCCCGCGCGAGCCCGGTGTCGGCGTCCCACATGCCGACGCCCCGCAGGCCGGGGGTGTCGATCAGCACCCCGCCGCCGGGCAGCACCAGCAGGTCCCGGGTGGTCGTGGTGTGCCGGCCCTTGCCGTCCCGGTCGCGGGCGGCCCGTACGTCCTGCACGTCCTCGCCCACCAGCACGTTGGCGAGCGTCGACTTGCCCGCACCGGACTGCCCGAGCAGTACGGACGTGCCGCCGCCCAGTACCGCGGTGAGGACGTCCAGCCCGTCACCGTCGGTCGCGCTGACGGCCAGCACCCGCACCCCCGGCGCGGCGGTCTCCGCGTCCGCGACCAGGTGCGCCAGCACGTCCGGATCACCGGCCAGGTCGGCCTTGGTCAGCACGAGCAGCGGCTGCGCCCCGCTCTCCCAGGCCAGGGAGACGAAGCGCTCGATGCGCCCGAGGTCCAGGTCCACGGCGAGCGAGACCGCGATCACGGCGTGGTCCACGTTGGCCGCCAGCACCTGCCCGTCGGACCGCTTGGAGGACGCCGAGCGCACGAACGCGGTACGCCGCGGCAGCAGCGCCCGCACCACACCGTCCCGGCCCGCACCGACCTCGCCGAGGTCGATCACGGCCCAGTCCCCGGTGCACGGCACCCGCATCGGATCACTGGTGGCCACCAGCGCGGTGTCCG includes:
- a CDS encoding protein phosphatase 2C domain-containing protein codes for the protein MDRQGDRRRHEDAWWRELYEDDGDAAARDTGPAGAARDSLDDRVDSAFRAVGQATDAESVPPTEAGTDTRAPAGPGPRPEPMALPAADPAALDDLVPDTELDGAGYGTFTLRAASLRGEAARHRGEPRGDALLTARFGAGQHALVLVAVATTAPGGDSYAYGGTHRAARDACRWIGGAVGRSYTRLAEDVRTGDRDALKSGLHRLADRTYGKLRAYAVEHGMEPEQYTAALRCLLLPADPACRTRVFFGAGAGGFFRLGNGVWQDLEPPPQEDATGGPVPAGGASGAEETPVDIPADTLPWPVPGAPGPDALIPDVPDAPDQGALLPDLGGAVPGLPRAPSGQPWQPPYEPAPRTAPEPFRFRAVAARPGDLLLVCSAGFAGPLTEAAGFGSHLAARWTAAGPPGLAAFLADVRLHAEGYGQDRTAVAVWEGAEAGEAVRPR
- a CDS encoding DNA-3-methyladenine glycosylase 2 family protein, which gives rise to MDDETRYEAVSSRDARFDGEFFFAVVTTGIYCRPSCPAVTPKRPNVRFYASAAAAQGAGFRACRRCRPDAVPGSAEWNVRADLVGRAMRFIDDGVVDREGVGGLARRLGYSARQVQRQLTAELGAGPVALARARRAHTARLLLQTTGLPVTDVAFAAGFASIRQFNDTMREIYASTPSELRAAAGTRAGAGTGPSGAARHGAPAGVPLRLAYRGPYAAAEIFDFLQARAVPGVEEVRGTRGSRTYRRTLRLTHGSGIAEVDEHAGSRQPRRPRAGLVCPAARGADGGWLECRLHLTDLRDLSTAVQRMRRLFDLDADPYAVAERLGTDPLLGPLVAARPGLRSPGAADPEELAVRTVLGGPPEHAAELVRTYGKPLDAADGALTHLFPEPAALTGAEVPEPVRVLCGALADGAVRLDAGADRDAAERALRALPGVGPAAAASIRMRALGDPDVGPVDGGGASPEAWRPWRSYALHHLWQAAGAREGQPAMTAPVQAPTASRQAYSSTSTANPMARMAVRVAAHASP
- the rsgA gene encoding ribosome small subunit-dependent GTPase A, yielding MQSSSFFSASSRPLTAYGWDDGFAESFAAYAGQDSVPGRVVRVDRGRVDAVVPDGDGVRTVLADTALVATSDPMRVPCTGDWAVIDLGEVGAGRDGVVRALLPRRTAFVRSASSKRSDGQVLAANVDHAVIAVSLAVDLDLGRIERFVSLAWESGAQPLLVLTKADLAGDPDVLAHLVADAETAAPGVRVLAVSATDGDGLDVLTAVLGGGTSVLLGQSGAGKSTLANVLVGEDVQDVRAARDRDGKGRHTTTTRDLLVLPGGGVLIDTPGLRGVGMWDADTGLARAFSDVAELAEECRFHDCAHATEPGCAVLAAIESGALPQRRLESYRKLLRENERIVAKTDARLRAEIRRDWKQKQALGRHMVERKRGARG